One part of the Rhizobium indicum genome encodes these proteins:
- the nifH gene encoding nitrogenase iron protein — MAALRQIAFYGKGGIGKSTTSQNTLAALVDHGQKILIVGCDPKADSTRLILNSKAQDTVLDLAATRGSVEDLELEDVLKVGYKGIKCVESGGPEPGVGCAGRGVITSINFLEENGAYNDVDYVSYDVLGDVVCGGFAMPIRENKAQEIYIVMSGEMMALYAANNIARGILKYAAGGSVRLGGLICNERQTDRELDLAEALAAKLNSKLIHFVPRDNIVQHAELRKMTVIQYAPDSQQAAEYRILAQRIHDNSGKGTIPTPITMEELEEMLLDFGIMKTDEQMLAELQARDAK; from the coding sequence ATGGCAGCTCTGCGTCAGATTGCATTCTATGGAAAGGGCGGAATTGGCAAGTCCACTACGTCCCAAAACACGCTAGCCGCCCTTGTGGACCATGGACAGAAGATCCTCATCGTCGGCTGTGATCCTAAGGCTGATTCTACGCGCCTGATCTTGAACTCGAAGGCTCAGGATACGGTTCTTGATCTCGCAGCAACGAGAGGTTCGGTTGAAGATCTTGAACTCGAAGACGTGCTCAAGGTCGGCTATAAAGGTATCAAATGCGTGGAGTCTGGCGGCCCGGAGCCGGGCGTCGGCTGCGCGGGACGCGGTGTTATCACGTCGATCAACTTTCTCGAAGAGAACGGCGCCTACAACGATGTCGACTACGTGTCTTATGACGTGCTCGGTGACGTTGTGTGCGGCGGCTTCGCGATGCCGATCCGTGAAAACAAGGCTCAGGAAATCTACATCGTCATGTCCGGCGAAATGATGGCACTCTATGCCGCCAACAACATCGCCAGAGGCATCCTGAAATATGCTGCAGGCGGCAGCGTCCGCCTGGGTGGGCTCATTTGTAACGAGCGTCAGACCGACCGCGAACTCGACCTCGCCGAAGCGCTGGCTGCCAAACTCAATTCTAAGCTCATCCACTTCGTGCCACGCGACAACATTGTCCAACACGCCGAGCTTAGAAAGATGACGGTGATCCAATATGCGCCGGACTCTCAGCAAGCGGCCGAGTACCGGATACTTGCCCAAAGAATACATGACAATTCTGGCAAAGGCACCATCCCAACCCCCATCACCATGGAAGAACTTGAGGAAATGCTTCTCGATTTCGGGATCATGAAAACCGACGAGCAGATGCTCGCCGAACTTCAAGCTAGGGATGCGAAGTGA
- a CDS encoding AAA family ATPase — protein MKRLGQSGQKGILLYGEPGTGKTHVVHYIAANLPEHSTILVTAEQMLDMEEHFALARVLQPCIMVIEDVDLVGRSREDISGQKAESRLNRLLNEMDSLGTDADILIILTTNRPKSLEQALATRSGRADAALEIPLPDDDCRERLFKPYGHALNFQGGALAEAVFRSKGGSAAYVKEIVRRLAQRSIIRGVGPLVPREDVEVVLSLAEAERSPFERHEETVRRHIVEQDDEDDCGSC, from the coding sequence TTGAAGCGCCTCGGCCAGTCAGGACAGAAAGGGATTCTGCTCTACGGAGAGCCTGGCACCGGCAAGACCCATGTCGTCCACTATATCGCTGCCAACCTGCCCGAGCACAGCACAATTCTGGTCACGGCTGAGCAGATGCTGGATATGGAGGAACACTTCGCGCTGGCTCGTGTCCTGCAGCCGTGCATTATGGTGATTGAGGATGTGGATCTGGTTGGCCGTTCGCGCGAAGATATTTCTGGCCAAAAGGCAGAAAGCCGCCTGAACCGTCTGTTGAACGAGATGGACAGTCTCGGCACAGACGCGGACATCCTCATCATCCTGACCACGAATCGGCCGAAATCCCTCGAGCAGGCACTCGCCACCCGATCGGGCCGTGCAGATGCGGCTCTTGAGATCCCTCTCCCTGATGACGATTGCCGCGAGCGGCTGTTCAAGCCATACGGTCATGCGCTGAACTTCCAGGGTGGAGCTTTGGCCGAAGCCGTCTTCCGCTCAAAGGGCGGCAGCGCCGCTTATGTCAAGGAAATTGTGCGCCGTCTCGCCCAACGGAGCATTATAAGAGGTGTCGGCCCGCTCGTCCCACGCGAGGATGTTGAGGTGGTCCTTTCTCTCGCTGAAGCAGAGCGCAGCCCCTTCGAGAGGCATGAGGAAACGGTAAGAAGACACATCGTAGAGCAAGACGATGAAGACGATTGCGGTTCCTGCTGA
- the nifK gene encoding nitrogenase molybdenum-iron protein subunit beta, with translation MPQSAEKALDHAPLFCEPEYRQMLAEKKLNFECPHPDQVVSDQREFTQTWEYREKNLGRQALVVNPAKACQPLGAVFAAAGFERTISFVHGSQGCVAYYRSHLSRHFKEPSSVVSSSMTEDAAVFGGLKNMVDGLANTYKLYSPKMIAVSTTCMAEVIGDDLHGFIENAKSEGSVPRDFDVPFAHTPAFVGSHVDGYDSMVKGVLENFWKDAARKEATASINIIPGFDGFCVGNNRELKRLLDLMQVTYMFIQDASDQFDTPSDGKFRMYDGGTSINDVKAALNAEWTLSLQYYNTRKTLDYCRDVGQAATSFHYPLGVEATDEFLMVISEISSREIPEAIRLERGRLIDAMADSQAWLYGKKYAIYGDPDFVYAMARFIMETGGEPTHCLATNGTSAWEDEMKELLASSPFGKNAQVWPGKDLWALRSLLFTEPVDLLIGNSYGKYLERDTGTPLVRLMFPIFDRHHHHRFPLMGYQGGLRLLTAILDKIFDNLDRETMHAGVTDYSYDLTR, from the coding sequence ATGCCGCAATCAGCTGAGAAAGCTCTCGACCATGCGCCTTTGTTCTGCGAGCCGGAATATAGGCAGATGTTGGCCGAGAAAAAGTTGAACTTCGAATGCCCACACCCTGATCAGGTCGTGTCAGACCAACGCGAATTCACGCAGACCTGGGAATACCGCGAGAAAAACTTGGGCCGCCAAGCCCTTGTCGTCAATCCAGCCAAAGCCTGCCAGCCACTCGGCGCGGTCTTCGCAGCGGCGGGATTCGAGCGAACGATATCGTTCGTCCATGGCAGCCAAGGTTGCGTTGCCTACTACAGATCGCACCTATCGCGCCATTTCAAGGAGCCGTCATCGGTGGTCTCGTCATCAATGACAGAAGACGCCGCTGTATTTGGCGGCCTGAAAAACATGGTCGACGGTCTCGCCAATACGTACAAGCTCTATAGCCCGAAGATGATCGCGGTGTCGACCACATGTATGGCAGAGGTCATCGGAGATGACCTGCATGGTTTTATCGAAAACGCCAAAAGTGAAGGTTCGGTCCCGCGCGATTTCGATGTCCCCTTCGCCCACACACCTGCCTTTGTCGGCAGCCATGTCGATGGCTATGACAGCATGGTAAAAGGTGTGCTGGAGAATTTCTGGAAGGATGCCGCGCGAAAGGAAGCCACCGCTTCTATCAACATCATTCCTGGATTTGATGGCTTCTGCGTTGGGAACAATCGCGAATTAAAACGCCTGCTCGACTTGATGCAAGTGACTTACATGTTCATCCAGGACGCATCAGATCAGTTCGATACGCCTTCCGATGGCAAATTTCGGATGTATGACGGCGGGACCAGCATCAATGACGTGAAGGCGGCGTTGAACGCGGAGTGGACATTGTCCCTGCAATATTACAACACTCGCAAGACGTTAGATTACTGCAGAGACGTTGGACAAGCGGCGACCTCCTTCCACTACCCTCTCGGCGTCGAAGCTACCGACGAATTTCTGATGGTGATATCGGAGATTTCCAGCAGAGAAATTCCCGAGGCGATCCGTCTGGAGCGCGGCCGACTCATCGATGCGATGGCGGACAGCCAAGCTTGGCTATACGGAAAAAAATACGCGATCTACGGCGATCCAGATTTCGTTTATGCGATGGCGCGCTTCATCATGGAGACCGGCGGCGAGCCAACCCACTGCCTCGCCACAAATGGCACCTCAGCTTGGGAGGACGAGATGAAGGAACTCCTCGCATCCTCGCCCTTCGGGAAGAATGCACAGGTTTGGCCAGGCAAAGATCTCTGGGCACTGCGCTCGCTACTGTTCACCGAGCCGGTGGATCTCCTGATCGGAAATTCTTATGGGAAGTATCTCGAACGGGACACCGGTACCCCACTGGTTCGGCTGATGTTTCCAATTTTCGACCGGCACCATCATCATCGATTCCCCCTCATGGGCTACCAAGGCGGACTGCGTCTTTTAACGGCGATCCTCGACAAGATCTTCGACAACCTCGATCGCGAAACAATGCACGCGGGTGTGACAGATTATTCGTACGACCTCACTCGCTAA
- the nifD gene encoding nitrogenase molybdenum-iron protein alpha chain, with the protein MSLKYDNDSDFHAKLIADVLSQYPGKAAKRRSKHLSVATSEKDAGEDPNAISECEVKSNIKSVPGVMTIRGCAYAGSKGVVWGPIKDMVHISHGPVGCGQYSWSQRRNYYVGLTGIDTFVTMQFTSDFQEKDIVFGGDKKLEKVIDEIAELFPLSNGISLQSECPIGLIGDDIEAVARKKAKEHTTTVVPVRCEGFRGVSQSLGHHIANDAIRDWVFDKKDLKFEPGPYDVNVIGDYNIGGDAWASRILLEEIGLRVVGNWSGDATLAEVERAPRATLNLIHCYRSMNYISRHMEEKYAIPWMEYNFFGPFQIEASLRNIAKHFGPEIEDRTEKVIAKYRPFVSAVVDKYWPRLSGKRVMLYIGGLRPRHVITAYEDLGMEIVGTGYEFGHGDDYQRTGHYVKEGTLIYDDVTSYELEKFIEGIRPDLVGSGIKEKYPVQKMGIPFRQMHSWDYSGPYHGYDGFSIFARDMDMAINNPVWGLYDAPWKNDRASAGGSSMRT; encoded by the coding sequence ATGAGCCTCAAATACGACAATGACAGTGACTTCCATGCGAAGCTTATAGCAGACGTGCTGTCGCAATATCCGGGCAAAGCGGCGAAGCGCCGCAGTAAACACCTTAGCGTGGCAACGAGCGAAAAGGACGCCGGCGAGGACCCAAACGCGATTAGCGAATGCGAGGTAAAGTCGAACATCAAGTCTGTTCCTGGCGTGATGACGATCCGCGGATGCGCGTATGCCGGTTCAAAGGGCGTCGTCTGGGGACCGATCAAGGATATGGTTCATATTTCACACGGGCCGGTCGGCTGCGGTCAATACTCCTGGTCGCAACGTCGCAACTATTACGTCGGTCTGACAGGCATCGACACTTTCGTGACTATGCAATTTACCTCCGATTTCCAGGAGAAGGACATCGTTTTCGGCGGTGACAAGAAACTGGAAAAGGTCATCGACGAGATTGCTGAACTTTTCCCGCTAAGCAATGGCATCAGCCTGCAGTCCGAATGTCCGATCGGTCTGATTGGCGATGACATTGAGGCCGTAGCGCGAAAAAAGGCCAAAGAACACACGACGACCGTCGTGCCGGTGCGCTGCGAAGGCTTCCGTGGTGTGTCACAATCGCTTGGCCACCACATCGCCAACGACGCAATTCGAGATTGGGTCTTCGACAAGAAAGACTTAAAATTCGAGCCGGGTCCTTACGACGTAAATGTCATAGGCGACTATAACATTGGCGGCGATGCATGGGCGTCGCGCATCCTGCTCGAAGAGATCGGATTGCGCGTGGTCGGCAACTGGTCGGGAGATGCAACTCTCGCCGAAGTGGAGCGCGCTCCGAGAGCTACGCTCAACCTCATTCACTGCTATCGGTCGATGAATTACATCTCCAGACACATGGAGGAAAAATATGCCATTCCTTGGATGGAGTATAATTTCTTTGGCCCATTCCAGATCGAAGCCTCTCTGCGCAACATAGCCAAGCATTTCGGGCCGGAGATCGAAGATAGAACGGAAAAAGTCATCGCCAAATACCGACCCTTCGTTTCGGCTGTGGTCGACAAATATTGGCCGCGCCTTTCTGGCAAACGGGTGATGCTCTACATCGGCGGATTGCGTCCTCGTCACGTCATCACCGCCTATGAGGACCTCGGAATGGAAATCGTAGGAACCGGCTACGAATTCGGTCATGGCGACGACTATCAGCGCACCGGCCACTACGTAAAAGAAGGCACGTTGATCTACGACGACGTGACTAGCTACGAACTAGAGAAATTCATCGAGGGAATTCGGCCCGATCTCGTCGGGTCCGGCATCAAGGAAAAATACCCGGTGCAGAAAATGGGCATTCCGTTCCGTCAGATGCACTCCTGGGATTATTCTGGTCCGTATCACGGCTATGACGGCTTCTCGATTTTCGCCCGGGACATGGATATGGCCATCAACAATCCCGTTTGGGGTCTTTACGACGCGCCGTGGAAGAATGACCGCGCTTCGGCGGGTGGCAGTAGCATGAGGACCTAG